Proteins co-encoded in one Streptomyces diastaticus subsp. diastaticus genomic window:
- the uvrB gene encoding excinuclease ABC subunit UvrB: MRPVSKIERTVAPFEVVSPYQPSGDQPAAIADLDRRVRAGERDVVLLGATGTGKSATTAWMIEKLQRPTLVMAPNKTLAAQLANEFRELLPNNAVEYFVSYYDYYQPEAYVPQSDTYIEKDSSINEEVERLRHSATNSLLTRRDVVVVASVSCIYGLGTPQEYVDRMVPLKVGEEIDRDALLRRFVEIQYTRNDLAFTRGTFRVRGDTIEIFPVYEELAVRIEMFGDEIEALTTLHPLTGEIISDEQQLYVFPASHYVAGPERMERAVNDIEQELGERLTVLEKQGKLLEAQRLRMRTTYDIEMLRQIGSCSGVENYSMHFDGREPGTPPHTLLDYFPEDFLLVIDESHVTVPQIGAMHEGDASRKRTLVDHGFRLPSALDNRPLKWEEFQERVGQTVYLSATPGNYELSRSDGFVEQIIRPTGLVDPEVVVKPTEGQIDDLVHEIRTRTEKDERVLVTTLTKKMAEDLTDYFLELGIQVRYLHSDVDTLRRVELLRELRAGEYDVLVGINLLREGLDLPEVSLVAILDADKEGFLRSGTSLIQTIGRAARNVSGQVHMYADRITPAMEKAIDETNRRREKQIAYNTEHGIDPQPLRKKINDIVATIAREDVDTEALLGTGYRQSKDGKAKAPVPDLGGGYEAPKAAKGGKKARKDAAVPTDRPAAELAGQIEEMTNRMRAAAADLQFEVAARLRDEVGEMKKELRQMKEAGLA; the protein is encoded by the coding sequence ATGCGGCCTGTATCGAAGATCGAACGCACGGTGGCGCCCTTCGAGGTCGTCAGTCCCTACCAGCCCAGCGGCGACCAGCCCGCGGCCATCGCCGACCTGGACCGCCGGGTCCGCGCAGGTGAGCGGGATGTCGTCCTGCTCGGCGCCACCGGTACCGGCAAGTCCGCCACCACGGCCTGGATGATCGAGAAGCTCCAGCGCCCCACCCTGGTGATGGCTCCCAACAAGACCCTGGCCGCCCAGCTCGCCAACGAGTTCCGCGAACTCCTCCCGAACAACGCGGTCGAGTACTTCGTCTCGTACTACGACTACTACCAGCCCGAGGCGTACGTCCCGCAGTCGGACACCTACATCGAGAAGGACTCCTCGATCAACGAGGAGGTCGAGCGGTTGCGGCACTCCGCGACCAACTCCCTGCTCACCCGCCGCGACGTCGTCGTGGTCGCCTCCGTCTCCTGCATCTACGGCCTCGGCACGCCCCAGGAGTACGTGGACCGGATGGTCCCCCTCAAGGTCGGCGAGGAGATCGACCGCGACGCCCTGCTGCGCCGCTTCGTGGAGATCCAGTACACCCGCAACGACCTCGCCTTCACCCGGGGCACCTTCCGCGTCCGCGGCGACACCATCGAGATCTTCCCGGTCTACGAGGAGCTAGCCGTCCGCATCGAGATGTTCGGCGACGAGATCGAGGCGCTCACCACCCTCCACCCGCTCACCGGCGAGATCATCAGCGACGAGCAGCAGCTCTACGTCTTCCCCGCCTCCCACTACGTCGCCGGCCCCGAGCGCATGGAACGCGCGGTCAACGACATCGAGCAGGAGCTCGGCGAGCGGCTCACCGTCCTGGAGAAGCAGGGCAAGCTGCTGGAGGCCCAGCGGCTGCGGATGCGCACCACCTACGACATCGAGATGCTCCGCCAGATCGGCTCGTGCTCCGGCGTGGAGAACTACTCGATGCACTTCGACGGCCGCGAGCCCGGCACCCCGCCGCACACCCTCCTCGACTACTTCCCCGAGGACTTCCTGCTGGTCATCGACGAGTCGCACGTCACCGTCCCGCAGATCGGCGCGATGCACGAGGGTGACGCCTCCCGCAAGCGGACCCTGGTCGACCACGGTTTCCGGCTGCCCTCCGCCCTGGACAACCGGCCACTGAAGTGGGAGGAGTTCCAGGAGCGGGTGGGCCAGACGGTCTACCTCTCCGCCACCCCGGGGAACTACGAGCTGTCCCGCTCCGACGGCTTCGTCGAGCAGATCATCCGCCCGACCGGCCTGGTCGACCCCGAGGTCGTGGTCAAGCCCACCGAGGGCCAGATCGACGACCTGGTGCACGAGATCCGCACCCGCACCGAGAAGGACGAGCGGGTCCTGGTCACCACCCTCACCAAGAAGATGGCCGAGGACCTCACCGACTACTTCCTCGAACTCGGCATCCAGGTCCGCTACCTCCACAGCGACGTCGACACCCTGCGCCGCGTCGAGCTCCTGCGCGAACTGCGGGCCGGCGAGTACGACGTCCTGGTCGGCATCAACCTCCTCCGCGAGGGCCTCGACCTGCCGGAGGTCTCCCTCGTCGCGATCCTCGACGCCGACAAGGAGGGGTTCCTGCGCTCGGGCACCTCCCTGATCCAGACCATCGGCCGCGCCGCGCGCAACGTCTCGGGCCAGGTGCACATGTACGCCGACCGGATCACCCCGGCGATGGAGAAGGCCATCGACGAGACCAACCGGCGGCGCGAGAAGCAGATCGCCTACAACACCGAGCACGGCATCGACCCGCAGCCGCTCCGCAAGAAGATCAACGACATCGTCGCCACCATCGCCCGCGAGGACGTCGACACCGAGGCCCTGCTCGGCACCGGCTACCGCCAGTCCAAGGACGGCAAGGCCAAGGCCCCGGTCCCGGACCTCGGGGGCGGGTACGAGGCCCCGAAGGCGGCCAAGGGCGGCAAGAAGGCCAGGAAGGACGCCGCCGTGCCCACCGACCGGCCGGCGGCCGAGCTGGCGGGGCAGATCGAGGAGATGACCAACCGGATGCGGGCCGCCGCCGCGGACCTCCAGTTCGAGGTCGCCGCCCGGCTGCGTGACGAGGTGGGCGAGATGAAGAAGGAACTGCGGCAGATGAAGGAGGCCGGCCTCGCCTGA
- a CDS encoding TerC family protein: MEVSVALWVFTIVGLLVLIGADFFIGRKPHDVSIKEAGIWTIVWIVLAALFGMGLFLFGGGQPAGEFFAGYITEKSLSVDNLFVFVLIMAKFSVPSQYQQRVLLIGVLIALVLRAIFIAAGAAIIANFSWVFYIFGAFLIYTAWKLIQEARADEDDEDWEENRLLKAAERRFGVADRYHGTKLFIQKNGKKIMTPMLVVMLAIGTTDVLFALDSIPAIFGLTQDPYIVFTANAFALMGLRQLYFLIGGLLRKLVHLSYGLSVILGFIGVKLVLHALHESGVHVPEISIPVSLGVICGVLVVTTITSLRASRKQAEAARSGAVTGSGGEDGGREDAGS; the protein is encoded by the coding sequence GTGGAAGTTTCTGTGGCCCTGTGGGTCTTCACCATCGTCGGTCTGCTCGTGCTGATCGGCGCGGACTTCTTCATCGGGCGCAAGCCCCATGACGTGTCCATCAAGGAAGCCGGGATCTGGACGATCGTCTGGATCGTCCTCGCCGCCCTGTTCGGGATGGGGCTGTTCCTCTTCGGAGGCGGGCAGCCGGCCGGTGAGTTCTTCGCCGGTTACATCACCGAGAAGTCGTTGAGCGTCGACAACCTCTTCGTCTTCGTGCTGATCATGGCGAAGTTCTCGGTCCCCTCGCAGTACCAGCAAAGGGTGCTGCTGATCGGTGTGCTGATCGCCCTGGTCCTGCGCGCGATCTTCATCGCGGCGGGCGCGGCGATCATCGCCAACTTCTCGTGGGTCTTCTACATCTTCGGCGCGTTCCTGATCTACACCGCCTGGAAGCTCATCCAGGAGGCCAGGGCCGACGAGGACGACGAGGACTGGGAGGAGAACCGCCTGCTGAAGGCGGCCGAGCGGCGCTTCGGCGTGGCCGACCGCTACCACGGCACCAAGCTGTTCATCCAGAAGAACGGCAAGAAGATCATGACGCCGATGCTGGTCGTCATGCTGGCGATCGGCACGACCGACGTCCTCTTCGCCCTCGACTCGATCCCGGCGATCTTCGGCCTGACCCAGGACCCGTACATCGTCTTCACCGCCAACGCCTTCGCGCTGATGGGCCTGCGGCAGCTGTACTTCCTCATCGGTGGTCTGCTCCGCAAGCTGGTCCACCTCAGCTACGGCCTGTCGGTGATCCTCGGGTTCATCGGTGTCAAGCTCGTGCTGCACGCGCTGCACGAGTCGGGCGTCCACGTCCCGGAGATCTCCATCCCGGTCTCGCTGGGCGTGATCTGCGGCGTCCTGGTGGTCACCACGATCACCAGCCTCAGGGCCTCGCGGAAGCAGGCCGAGGCCGCCAGGTCCGGTGCCGTCACCGGTTCCGGCGGCGAGGACGGCGGCCGCGAGGACGCCGGGAGCTGA
- a CDS encoding uridine kinase: MRFEPISRDRLADLLAARVDSLAPAEGAGRTRVGLDAAAAADPGRLAAELAERLRARGRPVLTVDTHGFLRPASLRYEYGHHDPDSYRDSWFDEGALWREVFGPLEDGGSGTVLPDLWDPATDRATRSARRALPPGGVLLLHGPMLLGRWFPFDLTVHLHLTPAALRRRTPAGEQWTLPALARYAEEAEPAAGADVVVRLDDPARPAWTG, translated from the coding sequence GTGCGCTTCGAACCGATCAGCCGGGACCGCCTCGCCGACCTGCTCGCCGCCCGCGTGGACAGCCTGGCCCCCGCCGAGGGCGCCGGCCGCACCAGGGTCGGCCTCGACGCCGCGGCCGCCGCCGACCCCGGGCGGCTCGCCGCCGAACTCGCCGAGCGGCTGCGCGCCCGCGGCCGGCCCGTCCTCACCGTCGACACCCACGGCTTCCTGCGCCCCGCCTCGCTGCGCTACGAGTACGGGCACCACGACCCCGACAGCTACCGCGACAGCTGGTTCGACGAAGGCGCCCTGTGGCGCGAGGTCTTCGGCCCGCTGGAGGACGGCGGCAGCGGCACCGTCCTGCCCGACCTGTGGGACCCCGCCACCGACCGGGCCACCCGCAGCGCCCGCCGCGCCCTGCCCCCGGGCGGTGTCCTGCTGCTGCACGGGCCGATGCTGCTGGGCCGCTGGTTCCCCTTCGACCTCACCGTCCACCTGCACCTGACGCCCGCCGCCCTGCGCCGCCGGACCCCCGCCGGGGAGCAGTGGACCCTGCCCGCCCTCGCGCGCTACGCCGAGGAGGCCGAACCGGCGGCCGGCGCCGACGTCGTGGTCCGCCTGGACGATCCCGCGCGCCCGGCCTGGACCGGCTGA
- a CDS encoding MFS transporter: MRPTLPTPAARPAHPVGPEELAALRRRVTGVLVAGQILGGLGVAVGVALSPLLARQVGGTEAVAGLAPTATVAGTALLSVPLAALMTARGRRPGLVLGYLIGAAGAGVVVAGAVLEHFVLLLVGMAAFGASSCANLQSRFTAADLAEPDRRARAISLVVWATTIGAVLGPNLAAPAGRSVRGLGVPEAAGPFVWAGVVFLAAALLVAVLLRPDPLLTARALDPGADPAPKGRSFRAAAAAVRASPRARLALAAIAVSHTVMVSVMSMTPVALGHHGVGIELIGLVISGHIAGMYAFSPLMGRLADRGRLPVIGLCVALLGLAALLAGTAGESHGRTAAGLFVLGLGWSAGLVAGSALLTDAVPQAARPAVQGLSDLTMNAAAGIGGAAAGLVMAGAGYGVLNLFAAALLLPLTGLMMYTTLTGGGRKQAAPAASRVYPAGRGTPKPGDGLPQQVQAPAAPEESPAPGSSS; the protein is encoded by the coding sequence GTGCGCCCGACCCTCCCAACGCCCGCCGCCCGCCCCGCTCACCCGGTGGGCCCCGAGGAACTGGCAGCCCTGCGGCGCCGGGTGACCGGGGTCCTGGTGGCCGGGCAGATCCTCGGCGGACTCGGGGTCGCCGTCGGGGTGGCGCTCTCCCCGCTGCTGGCCCGCCAGGTCGGCGGCACGGAGGCGGTGGCGGGGCTCGCGCCGACCGCCACGGTGGCGGGCACGGCCCTGCTCTCCGTCCCGCTCGCCGCACTGATGACGGCGCGCGGCCGCAGACCGGGGCTGGTGCTGGGATACCTGATCGGCGCGGCCGGCGCCGGGGTGGTGGTGGCGGGCGCGGTGCTGGAGCACTTCGTACTGCTGCTGGTGGGCATGGCGGCGTTCGGCGCCTCTTCCTGCGCCAACCTCCAGTCCCGGTTCACCGCCGCCGACCTCGCCGAGCCGGACCGGCGGGCGAGGGCGATCTCGCTGGTGGTCTGGGCGACGACGATCGGGGCGGTGCTCGGCCCCAACCTGGCCGCTCCGGCCGGGCGCAGCGTCCGGGGGCTGGGGGTGCCGGAGGCGGCGGGCCCGTTCGTGTGGGCGGGCGTCGTCTTCCTCGCCGCCGCCCTCCTGGTGGCCGTGCTGCTGCGACCCGATCCCCTGCTGACGGCGCGGGCGCTGGACCCGGGCGCCGACCCGGCACCGAAGGGCCGCTCCTTCCGGGCGGCGGCGGCCGCCGTACGGGCCTCGCCCCGGGCCCGGCTGGCACTGGCCGCCATCGCGGTCAGCCACACCGTGATGGTGTCGGTGATGTCGATGACCCCGGTGGCGCTCGGCCACCACGGCGTCGGCATCGAACTGATCGGCCTGGTGATCAGCGGGCACATCGCGGGGATGTACGCGTTCTCGCCGCTGATGGGCCGGCTCGCGGACCGGGGCCGGCTGCCGGTGATCGGGCTCTGCGTGGCCCTGCTGGGGCTCGCGGCGCTGCTCGCCGGGACGGCGGGCGAGAGCCACGGCCGGACGGCGGCCGGGCTGTTCGTGCTGGGGCTCGGCTGGTCGGCCGGGCTGGTGGCGGGGTCGGCACTGCTGACGGACGCCGTGCCGCAGGCGGCGCGCCCCGCGGTCCAGGGCCTGTCGGACCTGACCATGAACGCGGCGGCCGGGATCGGCGGCGCCGCGGCCGGGCTGGTGATGGCCGGAGCCGGGTACGGCGTGCTCAACCTGTTCGCGGCCGCCCTGCTGCTGCCGCTGACGGGCCTGATGATGTACACGACGCTGACCGGCGGCGGCCGGAAGCAGGCCGCGCCCGCCGCTTCCCGGGTGTACCCCGCCGGGCGGGGTACACCGAAGCCGGGCGACGGCCTGCCCCAGCAGGTTCAGGCCCCGGCCGCCCCGGAGGAGTCGCCGGCGCCCGGCTCCTCGTCGTAG
- a CDS encoding methylated-DNA--[protein]-cysteine S-methyltransferase, giving the protein MTDDCPEIPARRADWTVLDTPVGPLLLAATARGLLHVAFHARGAALRRALDRLTAHLGAAPVEAPHAPSLAAPREELTGYFAGRTRAFHLDLDWSLTEGFTQEALRRLATSVPYGSVTGYGELARGCGRPGGAQAVGMAMGANPLPVVVPCHRVVESDGGLGGFSGGLETKRSLLALEGVLPAPLF; this is encoded by the coding sequence GTGACCGACGACTGCCCGGAGATCCCCGCACGGCGGGCCGACTGGACGGTGCTCGACACCCCGGTCGGCCCGCTCCTGCTCGCCGCGACCGCCCGCGGCCTGCTCCACGTGGCCTTCCACGCCCGGGGAGCGGCCCTGCGCCGCGCCCTCGACCGCCTCACCGCGCACCTGGGCGCCGCTCCGGTCGAGGCGCCGCACGCGCCCTCGCTGGCGGCGCCGCGCGAGGAACTGACGGGCTACTTCGCCGGCCGGACCCGCGCCTTCCACCTCGACCTCGACTGGTCGCTCACCGAGGGTTTCACCCAGGAGGCCCTGCGACGGCTCGCCACCTCGGTGCCGTACGGCAGCGTCACCGGGTACGGCGAGCTGGCGCGGGGCTGCGGCCGGCCGGGCGGGGCGCAGGCCGTCGGCATGGCGATGGGCGCCAATCCGCTGCCCGTGGTGGTCCCCTGCCACCGGGTGGTGGAGAGCGACGGCGGTCTCGGCGGTTTCAGCGGCGGCCTGGAGACCAAGCGCAGCCTGCTCGCTCTGGAAGGGGTGTTGCCGGCCCCGCTGTTCTGA
- a CDS encoding VOC family protein: protein MTPTAEPSTATQRPRLDHLVLWVADPAASAVFYEDALAAQPLRLAEFTAGEAPFPSVRLNDETILDLMPHTMAPRTEVFPGARTGSGHPLNHFCVALTGAEFDALATRLERLGAPVSGTGRGSFGARGAATRSFYFGDPDGNVIEARHYDEEPGAGDSSGAAGA from the coding sequence ATGACCCCGACCGCCGAACCGTCCACCGCCACACAGCGCCCCCGGCTCGACCACCTGGTCCTGTGGGTGGCCGACCCCGCCGCCTCGGCCGTCTTCTACGAGGACGCGCTCGCCGCCCAGCCGCTGCGCCTCGCCGAGTTCACCGCGGGCGAGGCCCCCTTCCCGTCGGTACGACTCAACGACGAGACCATCCTCGACCTGATGCCCCACACCATGGCCCCGCGCACCGAGGTGTTCCCCGGCGCCCGCACCGGCTCCGGCCACCCCCTGAACCACTTCTGCGTCGCCCTCACCGGCGCGGAGTTCGACGCGCTGGCGACCCGGCTGGAACGGCTCGGCGCACCCGTCTCCGGGACCGGCCGGGGCTCCTTCGGCGCGCGGGGCGCGGCGACCCGCAGCTTCTACTTCGGCGACCCGGACGGGAACGTGATCGAGGCCCGGCACTACGACGAGGAGCCGGGCGCCGGCGACTCCTCCGGGGCGGCCGGGGCCTGA
- a CDS encoding TerD family protein — protein MTAELVRGQNQALAWTRLEIGVEADRALTLGAVLVGAGDTALGGAETVALPGGPGLPGVGVPGPPATSHRLAVDLDALPADTTRLDLFLTLPVDAGAPARFGAFPAPRALLVGPDGAEAARYEVTGLADETAVVAVELYRRRGAWKIRAVGQGYQGGLPALLADRGIDRESAHRLAATARSLSAAPAPAPPRETPAPAPAVQGSAPVPSQGSARGPAASAGPVDYTHPRRRPTAPGTWHPYTTPARPAPPPPAGAAAEPVAGDATGWSMEERLHNQVWGMFEDLARTVAAYRGAVEFAEDRRERETDAALDDPRARGGQRAADARATASERYGTLVARAQEALDRDLAQLTAESRVVEPALPMALAGWDSPVWHAYRPPERPPLAVRLGELRLPEAPELRVPMLVRLPLERGLWIDAGRLQDGEGESRPAGLRALAAESAALLTLRLLAVHPPGALTPHLLDPAGSGTAAFAGQRDAGLLAPAPAAGAAGVAEVLERLTRRVDLVQMAVRGGAHDALPPGLDTAGQLLVVHDFPHGFDDRAVTRLRYLADEGPAVGVHLLLVADREDAAAYGPLLDPLWRGLLRITPLPDGCLADPWVRHVWTFEPAGVPAGSQVREAVTAATARARHGRR, from the coding sequence ATGACGGCTGAGCTGGTCCGAGGGCAGAACCAGGCCCTGGCGTGGACCCGGCTGGAGATCGGCGTCGAGGCCGACCGGGCGCTGACGCTGGGCGCGGTGCTCGTCGGCGCGGGGGACACCGCCCTCGGCGGCGCGGAGACGGTCGCCCTGCCCGGCGGCCCGGGCCTGCCCGGCGTCGGCGTACCCGGTCCGCCCGCCACCTCGCACCGCCTCGCCGTCGACCTCGACGCGCTGCCCGCCGACACCACCCGTCTCGATCTCTTCCTCACGCTGCCCGTGGACGCGGGTGCTCCCGCCCGGTTCGGCGCCTTCCCCGCTCCGAGAGCGCTCCTCGTGGGACCCGACGGAGCCGAGGCCGCGCGCTACGAGGTGACCGGCCTCGCCGACGAGACGGCGGTCGTCGCGGTCGAGCTCTACCGCAGGAGAGGCGCCTGGAAGATCCGCGCCGTCGGCCAGGGCTACCAGGGCGGCCTGCCCGCACTCCTCGCCGACCGGGGCATCGACCGCGAGAGTGCCCACCGCCTCGCCGCCACCGCCCGGAGCCTCTCCGCCGCGCCGGCACCCGCGCCGCCCCGCGAGACTCCGGCCCCCGCTCCGGCCGTGCAGGGCTCCGCCCCCGTGCCCTCGCAGGGCTCCGCCCGGGGCCCTGCCGCCTCCGCCGGGCCCGTGGACTACACCCACCCCCGCCGCCGTCCCACCGCCCCGGGGACCTGGCACCCGTACACGACCCCCGCGCGGCCCGCCCCGCCGCCGCCCGCCGGGGCCGCGGCCGAGCCGGTGGCGGGGGACGCCACCGGCTGGAGCATGGAGGAGCGGCTCCACAACCAGGTCTGGGGCATGTTCGAGGACCTGGCGCGCACCGTGGCGGCGTACCGCGGGGCCGTCGAGTTCGCCGAGGACCGCCGCGAGCGGGAGACCGACGCCGCCCTGGACGACCCCCGGGCCCGCGGCGGCCAGAGGGCGGCGGACGCCCGAGCGACGGCCTCCGAGCGGTACGGGACGCTCGTCGCCCGCGCCCAGGAGGCGCTCGACCGTGACCTCGCCCAGCTCACCGCGGAGTCCCGGGTGGTGGAGCCCGCACTGCCCATGGCCCTGGCGGGGTGGGACAGCCCCGTCTGGCACGCGTACCGGCCGCCGGAGCGGCCGCCGCTCGCGGTGCGCCTCGGTGAGCTGCGACTGCCCGAGGCACCGGAGCTGCGCGTCCCGATGCTGGTGCGGCTTCCGCTGGAGCGCGGGCTGTGGATCGACGCCGGGCGGCTCCAGGACGGCGAGGGGGAGTCCCGGCCGGCCGGGCTGCGGGCGCTCGCCGCCGAATCGGCCGCGCTGCTCACCCTGCGGTTGCTTGCGGTGCACCCGCCGGGCGCCCTCACCCCCCACCTGCTCGATCCGGCGGGCTCCGGCACGGCCGCCTTCGCCGGGCAGCGCGACGCCGGGCTGCTCGCACCCGCGCCGGCCGCGGGGGCGGCCGGGGTCGCCGAGGTGCTGGAGCGGCTCACCCGACGGGTCGACCTGGTGCAGATGGCGGTCCGCGGCGGCGCCCACGACGCGCTGCCGCCCGGCCTCGACACCGCCGGGCAACTCCTGGTGGTCCACGACTTCCCGCACGGTTTCGACGACCGGGCCGTCACCCGGCTGCGGTACCTCGCTGACGAGGGCCCGGCCGTCGGCGTCCACCTGCTGCTGGTCGCCGACCGCGAGGACGCCGCCGCGTACGGCCCGCTGCTGGACCCGCTCTGGCGCGGACTGCTGCGGATCACACCGCTGCCCGACGGGTGTCTGGCGGACCCGTGGGTGCGGCACGTCTGGACCTTCGAGCCCGCGGGTGTCCCGGCGGGCAGCCAGGTGCGCGAGGCGGTGACCGCCGCCACGGCGCGGGCCCGTCACGGGCGCCGCTGA
- a CDS encoding glycerophosphodiester phosphodiesterase codes for MFARPLSLTAALLLAGTALVVPARAASAAAPTAQASSGSSASPRLSVRPVAGPGGGPVLVAHRGASGYAPENTLAGIDKAREMGVRWVENDVQRTKDGVLVVVHDTTLARTTDAEEVFPDRSPWNVRDFTFREITRLDAGSWFGPRYRGAKVPTLDQFLERMSRQRLNLLLELKAPELYPGIERETLTALRRAGWLDRSHVRNRLVVQSFGADAVRRVHQLRPDVKTGFLGTPAQAELPAYAAFADQINPTHSAVTASYVDAVQALKGPHGKPLEVYTWTVNDAATARRVNDAGVDGVITNFPDVVKDAIG; via the coding sequence GTGTTCGCTCGCCCCCTCTCCCTCACGGCCGCTCTGCTGCTGGCAGGCACCGCGCTCGTGGTCCCCGCTCGCGCCGCGTCCGCCGCCGCCCCCACCGCCCAGGCATCCTCCGGGTCCTCGGCGAGCCCCCGTCTCTCGGTGCGCCCCGTCGCCGGCCCCGGCGGCGGCCCCGTGCTGGTGGCGCACCGCGGGGCCTCCGGCTACGCCCCGGAGAACACGCTCGCGGGCATCGACAAGGCCCGCGAAATGGGTGTGCGCTGGGTCGAGAACGACGTGCAGCGCACCAAGGACGGTGTCCTGGTGGTGGTGCACGACACGACGCTCGCCCGCACCACCGACGCCGAGGAGGTCTTTCCGGACCGCTCGCCGTGGAACGTCAGGGACTTCACCTTCCGGGAGATCACCCGGCTGGACGCGGGCAGCTGGTTCGGCCCGCGGTACAGGGGCGCCAAGGTGCCCACCCTGGACCAGTTCCTGGAGCGCATGAGCCGCCAGCGGCTGAACCTCCTGCTGGAGCTGAAGGCGCCCGAGCTGTACCCGGGCATCGAACGGGAGACGCTGACCGCGCTGCGCCGGGCCGGCTGGCTGGACCGGAGCCACGTGCGGAACCGCCTGGTCGTGCAGAGCTTCGGCGCCGACGCGGTCCGCCGCGTCCACCAGTTGCGCCCCGACGTGAAGACCGGGTTCCTCGGCACCCCGGCCCAGGCCGAGCTGCCCGCGTACGCCGCCTTCGCCGACCAGATCAACCCCACCCACTCGGCCGTCACCGCCTCCTACGTGGATGCCGTCCAGGCCCTGAAGGGCCCGCACGGCAAGCCGCTGGAGGTCTACACCTGGACCGTCAACGACGCCGCCACCGCACGCCGGGTGAACGACGCCGGGGTCGACGGCGTCATCACCAACTTCCCCGACGTCGTGAAGGACGCGATCGGCTGA
- a CDS encoding TerD family protein, with translation MTVNLNKGQGISLEKKDGGVLSAVRMGLGWQAAPRRGLFGSRTREIDLDASAVLFADKQPVDVVFFRHLVSDDGSVRHTGDNLVGGAGQGGDDESVLVDLQRVPVHIDQIVFTVNSFTGQTFQEVQNAFCRLVDETNGQELARYTLDGGGQYTAQIMAKVHRADGGWRMTALGTPANGRTFQDLMPSILPHL, from the coding sequence GTGACGGTCAACCTGAACAAGGGCCAGGGCATCAGCCTGGAGAAGAAGGACGGGGGAGTCCTCTCCGCGGTGCGCATGGGGCTCGGCTGGCAGGCGGCCCCCCGTCGCGGACTGTTCGGCAGCCGGACCCGGGAGATCGACCTCGACGCCTCCGCGGTGCTCTTCGCCGACAAGCAGCCGGTCGACGTGGTGTTCTTCCGCCACCTCGTCAGCGACGACGGCTCGGTGCGCCACACCGGTGACAACCTCGTCGGCGGCGCCGGACAGGGTGGCGACGACGAGTCGGTCCTGGTCGACCTCCAGCGGGTCCCGGTCCACATCGACCAGATCGTCTTCACGGTGAACTCCTTCACCGGGCAGACCTTCCAGGAGGTGCAGAACGCCTTCTGCCGCCTGGTGGACGAGACCAACGGCCAGGAGCTGGCCCGCTACACCCTCGACGGCGGCGGCCAGTACACCGCCCAGATCATGGCCAAGGTCCACCGGGCCGACGGCGGCTGGCGGATGACGGCCCTCGGCACCCCGGCCAACGGCCGGACCTTCCAGGACCTGATGCCGTCGATCCTCCCGCACCTCTGA
- a CDS encoding MHYT domain-containing protein — protein sequence MQGTVDGFSYGLVTPVAAYLMACLGGALGLRCTTRSLLVTRTWRPGWLALGTGAIGSGIWTMHFIAMMGFSVTGTPVRYDVPTTFASLGVAIVMVGVGIFVVGYRGATGSALFTGGTVTGLGIASMHYLGMAGMRLNGSLEYSIPLVTLSVLIAVAAATASLWAAVQVRGFRWSVGASVLMGLGVSGMHYVGMAAASVHLHPVADSGGDPPGRLIAPLMIGPLLFLLLAGVVVVLDPRMVSGAVAPGPPPPPGYRVPVRDSYRLPPTEDRRAASRPLPERPGHGSRDHRAARPPARPAIRRRTGPHAGQRR from the coding sequence ATGCAGGGGACGGTCGACGGATTCAGCTACGGCCTGGTGACGCCGGTGGCGGCGTACCTCATGGCCTGCCTGGGCGGGGCGCTCGGGCTCCGCTGCACCACGAGGTCGCTGCTGGTGACCCGGACCTGGCGGCCGGGATGGCTCGCGCTGGGGACCGGAGCCATCGGCTCCGGTATATGGACCATGCACTTCATCGCCATGATGGGCTTCTCCGTCACCGGGACCCCGGTCCGCTACGACGTGCCGACGACCTTCGCCAGTCTGGGTGTCGCCATCGTCATGGTCGGAGTAGGGATCTTCGTCGTGGGCTACCGAGGCGCCACCGGCTCCGCCCTGTTCACGGGCGGCACGGTCACCGGTCTGGGCATTGCCTCCATGCACTATCTCGGGATGGCTGGAATGCGTCTCAACGGTAGCCTGGAGTACTCCATTCCGCTCGTGACGCTCTCCGTCCTCATCGCCGTCGCCGCCGCCACGGCCTCCCTCTGGGCCGCCGTCCAGGTCCGCGGATTCCGCTGGAGCGTGGGCGCCTCCGTGCTCATGGGGCTCGGCGTGAGCGGTATGCACTACGTGGGGATGGCCGCCGCCTCCGTCCATCTTCACCCGGTCGCCGACTCCGGGGGTGACCCGCCCGGGCGACTGATCGCCCCGCTCATGATCGGCCCGCTGCTCTTCCTGCTCCTGGCCGGCGTCGTGGTGGTGCTGGACCCGCGCATGGTCAGCGGCGCGGTGGCGCCCGGCCCACCGCCGCCGCCCGGCTACCGCGTCCCCGTCCGCGACAGCTACCGCCTGCCGCCCACCGAGGACCGCCGCGCCGCGTCCCGCCCCCTTCCCGAACGCCCCGGCCACGGCTCCCGCGACCACCGGGCGGCCCGGCCCCCGGCCCGTCCGGCCATCCGGCGCCGAACCGGCCCGCACGCCGGGCAGCGGCGCTGA